Proteins encoded within one genomic window of Sulfurovum sp. XGS-02:
- a CDS encoding pitrilysin family protein: MAALVQEIEVKGSKVPVVFEQEKYLPIVSIQLVFKNAGHLSNTKDGLADMSARLMNEGTSKEGSVGFATKLDAHAVEIGAHVGRESFVIEVSSLKSEFPYAVERLEELLKDPNYTKEALAHIKHQKIGWLTQKKSDFDYIAGTSLRATLFKGSVLARPYDGTIESIESISLEDIQTFISTHLGYNNAIGVVGGDITLDEAEGYLTKLLAVLPKVEEEEVESIQASDKKEVVLIDEDTQQAYIYFGAPFNYSYKEKDQYLAKIAEYLLGGAGFGSRLMEEIRVKRGLTYGVYSSFRRTKPVSYLSGYMQTKLSTQDEAKDLIQEVVDTFVKEGITQKELDDTKKFLLGSEPLRTETLSQRLHRAYNDYYYGRPLDFSKEQLKKIESVTLDEVNAFIKAHTELSDITFSIVTKKEAAPAK, translated from the coding sequence ATGGCAGCATTGGTTCAAGAGATAGAGGTTAAAGGGAGTAAAGTACCAGTTGTATTTGAGCAAGAGAAGTACCTTCCTATCGTATCGATCCAACTGGTTTTTAAAAATGCAGGACATTTGAGCAATACCAAAGATGGTTTGGCTGACATGTCTGCAAGGCTTATGAATGAGGGTACCTCTAAAGAAGGAAGTGTAGGATTTGCTACTAAACTTGATGCCCATGCTGTAGAGATCGGTGCTCATGTGGGACGTGAGAGTTTTGTCATAGAGGTCTCTTCATTAAAAAGTGAATTTCCCTATGCAGTAGAGCGTCTGGAGGAACTTTTAAAAGACCCAAATTACACCAAAGAGGCACTGGCCCACATCAAACATCAAAAGATAGGCTGGCTGACACAAAAGAAGAGTGACTTTGATTATATCGCAGGTACCTCTTTGAGGGCGACACTTTTTAAAGGCAGTGTGTTAGCCAGACCGTATGACGGTACGATTGAGAGTATAGAGAGTATCTCACTGGAAGATATCCAGACATTTATCTCTACCCATTTAGGGTATAACAATGCCATAGGTGTTGTGGGTGGGGACATTACTTTGGATGAAGCCGAAGGGTATCTGACAAAGCTTCTTGCAGTGCTGCCAAAAGTTGAAGAGGAAGAGGTGGAAAGTATCCAGGCTTCAGATAAGAAAGAGGTCGTACTTATCGATGAAGATACGCAGCAGGCATATATCTATTTTGGTGCACCATTCAACTATAGTTATAAAGAAAAAGACCAGTACCTGGCAAAGATTGCAGAGTACCTTCTGGGAGGTGCCGGTTTTGGTTCACGTCTCATGGAAGAGATTCGTGTAAAACGCGGTCTTACCTATGGTGTCTACTCCTCATTCAGACGTACAAAACCGGTCTCTTACTTGAGCGGATATATGCAAACAAAGCTCAGTACGCAAGATGAGGCAAAAGATCTGATACAAGAGGTGGTAGACACATTTGTCAAAGAGGGTATCACCCAAAAAGAGCTTGATGATACAAAGAAATTCTTACTTGGTTCTGAGCCTCTGCGTACAGAAACACTTTCCCAAAGACTGCATAGAGCCTATAATGACTACTACTATGGAAGACCGCTTGACTTTAGCAAAGAACAGTTAAAAAAGATCGAGTCTGTCACACTGGATGAGGTCAATGCCTTTATCAAAGCACATACGGAACTCTCAGATATCACTTTCAGTATCGTCACCAAAAAGGAAGCTGCTCCTGCAAAATAA
- a CDS encoding dehypoxanthine futalosine cyclase, with product MTIRTNSTHKRMSIDEAVELIENADLKTLGKMALARKKEMHPKGVTTFVVDRNINYTNICWVDCKFCAFYTHEKKEDAYILSFDEIDQKIDELLAIGGTQILFQGGVHPKLQIEWYEDLVEHISKKYPQVTIHGFSSIEIDYIANRSKISISEVLRRLKAKGLSSIPGAGAEILSDRVRDIIAPKKHDKDTWLEVHRQAHKLGIKSTATMMYGTVETTREIVEHWDYIRQLQDETGGFRAFIMWSYQSDHTQLKRELPTITKTSSNLYLRYLAVARLFLDNVPNIQSSWVTQGSYIGQMALLFGANDLGSTMMEENVVSAAGAKNQMNQEEMIKLIRDVGEKPAKRNTAYEILERYYE from the coding sequence ATGACGATTCGTACCAATTCTACACATAAACGTATGAGTATTGATGAGGCAGTAGAGCTTATTGAAAATGCTGATCTGAAAACCCTTGGAAAGATGGCACTCGCACGCAAGAAAGAGATGCATCCCAAAGGGGTTACTACCTTTGTGGTGGACAGGAATATCAACTATACGAATATTTGCTGGGTGGATTGTAAGTTCTGTGCTTTTTATACACATGAGAAAAAAGAAGATGCCTACATTCTGTCCTTTGATGAGATCGATCAAAAAATAGACGAACTTTTGGCCATAGGCGGGACACAGATACTTTTTCAAGGGGGAGTACATCCGAAACTGCAGATAGAGTGGTATGAAGACCTTGTTGAACATATCTCAAAGAAATATCCTCAAGTCACGATACACGGTTTTTCATCTATCGAGATAGACTACATTGCCAACCGTTCAAAGATCAGTATCTCCGAAGTGTTGCGTAGATTGAAAGCCAAAGGACTCAGCTCGATCCCTGGTGCAGGCGCAGAGATACTTTCAGACAGAGTACGTGATATCATCGCACCTAAAAAACACGATAAAGATACATGGCTCGAAGTGCACCGTCAGGCACATAAGCTTGGGATCAAGTCAACGGCTACAATGATGTACGGTACGGTGGAGACAACCCGTGAGATTGTAGAGCATTGGGATTATATACGTCAGCTTCAGGACGAGACTGGAGGGTTTAGGGCATTTATCATGTGGTCTTATCAAAGTGACCATACGCAGCTTAAAAGAGAGTTACCAACGATCACTAAGACCTCTTCAAATCTCTACCTTCGTTATTTGGCTGTAGCCAGACTCTTTTTGGACAATGTACCTAACATTCAGAGTTCATGGGTGACACAAGGTTCTTACATAGGACAGATGGCACTTCTTTTTGGAGCCAATGATCTTGGGTCGACGATGATGGAAGAGAATGTCGTTTCTGCAGCAGGAGCGAAAAACCAGATGAACCAGGAAGAGATGATCAAGCTGATTAGAGATGTGGGTGAAAAGCCTGCAAAACGTAATACTGCATATGAGATATTAGAACGGTACTATGAATAA